The Eriocheir sinensis breed Jianghai 21 chromosome 21, ASM2467909v1, whole genome shotgun sequence genome includes a region encoding these proteins:
- the LOC127001562 gene encoding uncharacterized PE-PGRS family protein PE_PGRS54-like isoform X21, translating to MWKVVVVAAALSVAAVAGEGGQEAQLSGPGLSLGELLRGSRESSGEYRVRHFGRGGGDDDDSEEFPPLMPYEFAYEVKDDATTNYQNRVEFVEDGVLRGSYSLLSPDGVVRTSVYSDTGNGFEVTLHEVPTDIVVIGSGLPGDPALKAGGTYRYYDSRDSGSRESFRPSFSRSGGFEAFSKASEGFDGSSRGSAIFSSSSNRDFSSKNKQSSREESSRREESERREESSRRDESRREESSRRDESRREESEGSRFEFLTNDKSALEAFDRESASQGFSGGSRDSEASSRRKESRREESEGYKYELLTNDKSALEAFDRESASQGFSGGSRDSEASSRHEESGGFGEFSHAFASSFSQQGGSGGGSGGGSGGGSGGGSGGGLGGGFGGGSGGGSEGGSGGSRGGFGGGSEGGSLGGSGGSSGGSGGGSGGGFVGTGSGSGHGGSGGGSGGGYEGGLGGGSGGGFGGGSEGGSFGGEFGGSGGGSGGGSDGGSGGGSSGGSGGGSGGGFVGTGGGSGHGGSSGGSDGGSGGGFGGGSGGSGGGSHGGSSGSGGGSGGGSGGSGRGSHGGSGGSGGGSGGGSHGGLGGSGGGFGGEFGGSGGGSGGGSGGSGGGSGGGSGGSGGGSHGGSGGSGGGSHGGSGGSGGGFGGGSGGSGGGSHGGSGGSDGGFGGGSGGSGGGFGVGSGGSGGGSHGGSGGSDGGFGGEFGGSGGGFGGEFSGSGGGSHGGSGGSDGGFGGGSGGSGGGFGVGSGGSGGGSHGGSGGSDGGFGGGSGGSGGGSHGGSGGSDGGFGGGSGGSGGGSHGGSSGSGGGSHGGSGGSDGGFGGGSGGSGGGSHGGSGGSDGGFGGGSGGSGGGSHGGSSGSGGEFGGGFGGSGGGSHGGSGGSDGGFGGGSGGSGGGSHGGSSGSDGGFGGGSGGSGGGSHGGSGGSGDGFGGGSGGGSDGGSGGSGGEFGGGSGGSFGGSHGGSGGSGGGSGGGSGGSGGGSDGGSGSGSGGSGGGFGGGSGGSHGGSGASGGGSGGGSSGSGGGSHGGSGGGFGGGSGGSGGGSHGGSGGSGGRSGGGSSGGSDGGSGGGFGGGLDIGLGFGTDGPGGSGSGIELGLGLGGGPGIELGFGTDGPGGFGGEPGGSGGGFGGGPGGSGGGSHGGSGGSGGGSGGGSGGSGGGFDGGSGGGSGVSGGGFGGGLDIGLGFGAGDGPGGSGGGLGGSVGGFGGRPGGSDGGFGDGSGGSGGFGGGFGGGPGGGFGGGSGGSGGSGGFGGGFGGGPGGGFGGGSGGSGGFGGGFGGGPGGGFGGGSGGSGGGSGGGAGGSGGGVSGGGAGGGGVNLQDKAVFIIHPDFFKTGAGAGLTGLPEVTEPIIIVSDNKFAQGGGGAGVGFSNALGGGGFAGAFSSVNRLGEAAAADTTAAHSSGAASTATAEEVSTSSGKSGSTSTSAIESASSLGSASISASSPSSEGFVASTFSSNGLTVGSATGDSTSASSGSFGRSTIENVSSSASAAEGASSSGATKSASFSSASESSGSATDGASFLTSASEGGSSSHGSVSSGSGTEGAFLFDASGSSLGSAAEVDTSLGSAAEVASSSSATEVASSGSAAEVTFSGSAAEVASSSGAAEVTSSNSAAEVTSSNAAAAASSGSAAEGVSSSSSGGFDASTFNSRKLSVESSTKDSSSSSSRKGGVLTITSSSLDGSSGINKAVTDESSGRGQSVLDSGASGGTKNIEKAANAKPASSGQIGLNGFSTSFSEGGSQQFIISSSGDASRFDSHRFSSSGSGGSSSSGASSSAILHSQSGGDLKLQAPDQLLKILNPGQTARGLQGIRGSSGQGGAVFFTQETDLASSQGGKTSITQLPVTRVTTVTHLPDDSKQGSSILKIAGSSTGFKNNQNVFTSPPSGAARFFASASNTKTFQASGKKSAGNKIVSISGSGTLTTLPTGDTVLALGSKQPIAISTSQGVIRNSRRTAPFSTTNSRQQRPRRIRGRLLRSL from the exons CCACTCATGCCCTACGAGTTCGCATACGAGGTGAAAGACGACGCCACGACCAATTACCAGAACAGAGTGGAGTTCGTTGAGGATGGCGTGTTGCGGGGGAGCTACAGCCTCCTCTCCCCTGACGGTGTGGTTCGAACTTCCGTCTATTCCGACACCGGCAATGGCTTCGAG GTGACCCTCCACGAAGTGCCAACAGACATCGTGGTCATCGGCTCAGGCCTCCCTGGTGACCCCGCGCTCAAGGCCGGGGGCACGTACAGGTACTACGACTCTCGCGACTCAGGCTCAAGGGAGTCCTTCCGGCCATCTTTCAGCAGGAGCGGTGGATTTGAGGCTTTCTCTAAAGCATCAGAAGGGTTTGACGGGTCTTCAAGAGGGTCAGCTATCTTTAGTTCATCGAGCAACAGAGACTTTTCATCGAAAAATAAACAGTCAAGTCGCGAAGAGTCATCCAGGCGCGAAGAATCGGAAAGGCGCGAAGAATCGTCGAGACGCGATGAGTCAAGACGCGAAGAATCGTCGAGACGCGATGAGTCAAGACGCGAAGAATCCGAAGGCTCCAGATTTGAATTTTTAACGAATGACAAGAGTGCCTTGGAAGCCTTCGACAGGGAGAGCGCCAGCCAAGGCTTCTCTGGTGGGTCTAGGGACTCCGAGGCTTCGTCGAGACGCAAAGAGTCAAGACGCGAAGAATCCGAAGGCTACAAATATGAATTGTTGACGAATGACAAGAGTGCCTTGGAAGCCTTCGACAGGGAGAGCGCCAGCCAAGGCTTCTCTGGCGGGTCTAGGGACTCCGAGGCTTCGTCGAGACACGAAGAGTCTGGAGGCTTTGGAGAGTTCTCGCATGCCTTCGCGTCATCGTTCTCCCAGCAGGGAGGATCTGGAGGTGGATCAGGTGGTGGATCTGGAGGTGGATCAGGTGGTGGATCTGGTGGTGGATTAGGTGGTGGATTTGGTGGTGGATCAGGTGGTGGATCTGAGGGTGGATCAGGTGGATCAAGAGGTGGATTCGGTGGTGGATCTGAGGGTGGATCATTAGGTGGATCTGGAGGATCAAGTGGTGGATCTGGTGGTGGATCAGGGGGTGGATTTGTTGGAACTGGTAGTGGATCAGGTCACGGTGGATCTGGTGGTGGATCAGGTGGTGGATATGAGGGTGGATTAGGTGGTGGATCAGGGGGTGGATTCGGTGGTGGATCTGAGGGTGGATCATTTGGTGGTGAATTTGGTGGATCAGGTGGTGGATCTGGTGGTGGATCAGATGGTGGATCTGGAGGTGGGTCAAGTGGTGGATCTGGTGGTGGATCAGGGGGTGGATTTGTTGGAACTGGTGGTGGATCAGGTCACGGTGGATCAAGTGGTGGATCTGACGGTGGATCAGGTGGCGGATtcggtggtggttctggtggatCAGGTGGGGGATCACATGGTGGTTCAAGTGGATCAGGTGGCGGATccggtggtggttctggtggatCAGGTCGCGGATCACATGGTGGTTCTGGTGGATCAGGTGGCGGATCAGGTGGCGGATCACATGGTGGTTTAGGTGGATCAGGTGGCGGATTCGGTGGTGAATTTGGTGGATCAGGTGGCGGATccggtggtggttctggtggatCAGGTGGCGGATccggtggtggttctggtggatCAGGTGGGGGATCACATGGTGGTTCTGGTGGATCAGGTGGCGGATCACATGGTGGTTCAGGTGGATCAGGTGGCGGATTCGGAGGTGGATCTGGTGGATCAGGTGGCGGATCACATGGTGGTTCAGGTGGATCAGATGGCGGATTCGGTGGTGGATCTGGTGGATCAGGTGGCGGATTCGGAGTTGGATCTGGTGGATCAGGTGGCGGATCACATGGTGGTTCAGGTGGATCAGATGGCGGATTCGGTGGTGAATTTGGTGGATCAGGTGGCGGATTCGGTGGTGAATTTAGTGGATCAGGTGGCGGATCACATGGTGGTTCAGGTGGATCAGATGGCGGATTCGGTGGTGGATCTGGTGGATCAGGTGGCGGATTCGGAGTTGGATCTGGTGGATCAGGTGGCGGATCACATGGTGGTTCAGGTGGATCAGATGGCGGATTCGGTGGTGGATCTGGTGGATCAGGTGGGGGATCACATGGTGGTTCTGGTGGATCAGATGGCGGATTCGGTGGTGGATCTGGTGGATCAG GTGGGGGATCACATGGTGGTTCTAGTGGATCAG GTGGCGGATCACATGGTGGTTCAGGTGGATCAGATGGCGGATTCGGTGGTGGATCTGGTGGATCAGGTGGGGGATCACATGGTGGTTCTGGTGGATCAGATGGCGGATTCGGTGGTGGATCTGGTGGATCAGGTGGGGGATCACATGGTGGTTCTAGTGGATCAGGTGGTGAATTCGGTGGTGGATTTGGTGGATCAGGTGGCGGATCACATGGTGGTTCAGGTGGATCAGATGGCGGATTCGGTGGTGGATCTGGTGGATCAGGTGGGGGATCACATGGTGGTTCTAGTGGATCAGATGGCGGATTCGGTGGTGGATCTGGTGGATCAGGTGGGGGATCACATGGTGGTTCAGGTGGATCAGGTGACGGATTCGGTGGTGGATCTGGTGGCGGATCCGATGGTGGATCAGGTGGATCAGGTGGCGAGTTCGGTGGTGGATCTGGTGGATCATTTGGCGGATCACATGGAGGTTCAGGTGGATCAGGTGGGGGATCCGGTGGTGGATCTGGTGGATCAGGTGGCGGATCCGATGGTGGATCAGGTAGTGGTTCAGGTGGATCAGGTGGCGGATTCGGTGGGGGATCTGGTGGATCACATGGTGGTTCAGGTGCATCAGGTGGGGGATCCGGTGGTGGATCTAGTGGATCAGGTGGCGGATCACATGGTGGTTCAGGTGGAGGATTCGGTGGTGGATCTGGTGGATCAGGTGGCGGATCACATGGTGGTTCAGGTGGATCAGGTGGGAGATCCGGTGGTGGATCAAGTGGCGGATCCGATGGTGGATCAGGTGGCGGATTCGGTGGTGGACTTGATATTGGACTCGGTTTTGGAACTGATGGACCTGGTGGATCAGGATCTGGTATTGAACTCGGTTTGGGACTTGGTGGTGGACCTGGTATTGAGCTCGGGTTTGGAACTGATGGACCTGGTGGATTCGGTGGTGAACCTGGTGGATCAGGAGGTGGATTCGGTGGTGGACCTGGTGGATCAGGTGGCGGATCACATGGTGGTTCAGGTGGATCAGGTGGCGGATccggtggtggttctggtggatCAGGTGGTGGATTCGATGGTGGATCAGGTGGTGGTTCAGGTGTATCAGGTGGCGGATTCGGTGGTGGACTTGATATTGGACTCGGTTTTGGAGCTGGTGATGGACCTGGTGGGTCAGGAGGTGGACTTGGTGGATCAGTTGGCGGATTCGGTGGTCGACCTGGTGGATCAGATGGTGGATTCGGTGATGGATCAGGTGGGTCAGGTGGATTCGGTGGCGGATTCGGAGGTGGACCAGGAGGTGGATTCGGTGGTGGATCAGGTGGATCAGGTGGATCAGGTGGATTCGGTGGCGGATTCGGTGGTGGACCAGGAGGTGGATTCGGTGGTGGATCAGGTGGATCAGGTGGATTCGGTGGCGGATTCGGTGGTGGACCAGGAGGTGGATTCGGTGGTGGATCAGGTGGATCAGGTGGTGGATctggtggtggagcaggtggaTCTGGTGGCGGGGTCAGTGGTGGAGgggccggcggcggcggcgtcaacCTACAGGACAAGGCCGTGTTCATCATTCACCCTGACTTCTTCAAGACCGGCGCGGGCGCCGGCCTGACGGGCCTGCCGGAAGTGACGGAGCCCATTATTATCGTGAGTGACAATAAATTTGCCCAGGGTGGGGGTGGGGCTGGCGTAGGTTTCAGTAATGCTCTGGGCGGAGGAGGGTTTGCGGGAGCCTTTAGCAGCGTGAACAGGCTGggagaggctgctgctgctgacacCACAGCGGCTCACTCAAGCGGTGCTGCATCAACTGCTACCGCCGAAGAAGTAAGTACATCCTCTGGTAAAAGTGGATCGACCTCGACCAGTGCCATTGAAAGCGCTTCATCCTTAGGCAGTGCCTCAATAAGCGCTTCTTCTCCAAGCAGTGAAGGCTTCGTTGCATCCACCTTCAGCTCCAACGGATTGACTGTTGGAAGTGCGACAGGTGATTCTACCTCTGCCTCGAGTGGATCATTTGGAAGAAGTACCATCGAAAATGTCTCATCCTCAGCTAGTGCCGCTGAAGGAGCATCTTCAAGTGGTGCTACAAAGAGTGCTTCATTCTCCAGTGCAAGTGAATCATCGGGCAGCGCCACTGATGGTGCTTCTTTTTTAACTAGTGCTTCCGAAGGTGGTTCATCCTCCCACGGATCAGTTTCCTCAGGGAGTGGAACTGAAGGCGCCTTTTTATTTGATGCAAGTGGATCTTCCCTAGGCAGTGCGGCTGAAGTTGATACTTCTTTAGGCAGTGCCGCTGAAGTAGCCTCCTCAAGCAGTGCCACTGAAGTGGCCTCCTCAGGCAGTGCCGCTGAAGTGACCTTCTCAGGTAGTGCCGCTGAAGTGGCCTCCTCAAGCGGTGCCGCTGAAGTGACCTCCTCAAATAGTGCCGCTGAAGTGACCTCAAGCAATGCCGCTGCAGCGGCTTCCTCAGGCAGTGCCGCTGAAGGTGTTTCTTCTTCGAGCAGTGGAGGGTTCGATGCATCTACATTCAACTCTAGAAAACTATCTGTAGAAAGCAGCACAAAagattcttcatcttcttccagcAGAAAAGGTGGAGTTCTAACAATTACTTCCTCTAGCTTGGATGGATCATCTGGTATCAACAAAGCGGTAACTGATGAGTCGTCTGGCAGGGGACAATCAGTTCTCGATAGTGGAGCATCAGGAGGaacaaaaaatattgaaaaggcAGCCAATGCAAAACCAGCTTCTTCGGGTCAAATTGGGCTGAATGGATTTAGCACGTCCTTCAGTGAAGGCGGATCACAACAGTTTATAATATCCTCTAGTGGAGACGCATCCAGGTTTGACTCCCACAGATTTTCCAGCAGTGGATCCGGTGGCTCTTCAAGCAGTGGGGCGTCAAGCAGTGCCATTTTGCACAGCCAAAGCGGTGGTGACTTAAAACTGCAGGCACCGGACCAGTTACTGAAGATTCTCAATCCAGGCCAAACAGCTCGCGGGCTTCAGGGTATCCGCGGCAGTTCGGGCCAGGGCGGGGCTGTCTTCTTTACGCAGGAAACTGACCTGGCCTCTTCCCAGGGCGGCAAAACCTCCATCACACAACTGCCAGTCACTCGCGTCACCACCGTGACACACCTCCCTGACGATTCTAAGCAAGGCTCTTCCATCTTGAAAATAGCTGGCAGTTCCACGGGCTTCAAGAATAACCAGAACGTGTTCACAAGCCCACCGTCAGGTGCTGCACGATTCTTTGCATCAGCATCAAACACAAAAACTTTTCAGGCGAGTGGCAAGAAGTCAGCAGGAAACAAAATTGTTAGCATATCCGGCTCAGGAACACTCACGACTCTTCCTACTGGTGACACTGTCCTCGCCTTGGGCAGCAAACAACCCATTGCAATTTCCACTTCCCAGGGCGTCATCAGGAACAGCCGGAGGACCGCGCCCTTTTCCACCACCAACTCGAGGCAGCAACGACCGAGGCGAATCCGAGGGCGGCTTCTGAGGTCACTCTAA